One Symphalangus syndactylus isolate Jambi chromosome 20, NHGRI_mSymSyn1-v2.1_pri, whole genome shotgun sequence DNA segment encodes these proteins:
- the ICAM2 gene encoding intercellular adhesion molecule 2, with protein MSSFSYRTLTVALFALICCPGSDEKVFEVHVRPKKLVVEPEGSLEVNCSTTCNQPEVGGLETSLDKRLLEEQPQWKHYLVSNISHDTVLQCHFTCSGKQESMSSNISVYQPPRQVLLTLQPTWVAVGKSFTIECRVPTVKPLDSLTLFLFRGNETLHSQTFGKAAPALQEATATFSSTAHREDGHHNFSCLAVLDLMSHGGNIFCKHSAPKMLEIYEPVSDSQMVIIVTVVSVLLFLFVTSVLLCFIFSQHWRQQRTGTYGVRAAWRRLPQAFRP; from the exons ATGTCCTCTTTCAGTTACAGGACCCTGACTGTGGCCCTCTTTGCCCTGATCTGCTGTCCAG GATCTGATGAGAAGGTATTCGAGGTACATGTGAGGCCAAAGAAGCTGGTGGTTGAGCCCGAAGGGTCCCTCGAAGTCAACTGCAGCACCACCTGTAACCAGCCTGAAGTGGGTGGTCTGGAGACCTCTCTAGATAAGAGGCTGCTGGAGGAACAGCCTCAGTGGAAACATTACTTGGTCTCAAACATCTCCCATGACACGGTCCTCCAATGCCACTTCACCTGCTCCGGGAAGCAGGAGTCAATGAGTTCCAACATCAGCGTGTACC AGCCTCCAAGGCAGGTCCTCCTGACACTGCAACCCACTTGGGTGGCCGTGGGCAAGTCCTTCACCATTGAGTGCAGGGTGCCCACCGTGAAACCCCTGGACAGCCTCACCCTCTTCCTGTTCCGTGGCAATGAGACTCTGCACAGTCAGACCTTCGGGAAGGCAGCCCCTGCCCTGCAGGAGGCCACAGCCACATTCAGCAGCACGGCTCACAGAGAGGATGGCCACCACAACTTCTCCTGCCTGGCTGTGCTGGACTTGATGTCTCACGGTGGCAACATCTTTTGCAAACACTCAGCCCCGAAGATGCTGGAGATCTATG agcCTGTGTCGGACAGCCAGATGGTCATCATAGTCACGGTGGTGTCAGTGTTGCTGTTCCTGTTCGTGACATCTGTCCTGCTCTGCTTCATCTTCAGCCAGCACTGGCGCCAGCAGCGGACGGGCACCTACGGGGTGCGAGCGGCTTGGAGGAGGCTGCCCCAGGCCTTCCGGCCATAG